The Geobacter sp. AOG2 genome includes a window with the following:
- the alr gene encoding alanine racemase → MYDSRPTFAEINLDALRHNFEVIRAAIPRRTEILAVVKADAYGHGFMDISHELEALGVNAFGVAFLAEGIQLRKSGIDKPILLLGGVYPGQERKCIGYNISTALFTLEQAQALNQAAGKLFRKAQVHLKIDTGMGRLGITYAEAPAFLSELKKLPHLALEGIVSHFASADELDESGQHFTRTQAERFGWVVAEARKAGFSPRYIHIANSAAALLRDNAGCNLARPGIVLYGAIPSPDFQGKLDLRPVMRLKSRIAMLKWVEPGTTISYARRFTAPGRTLIASVPVGYADGYPRALTNRGEVLIRGQRARVAGTVCMDWIMLDVTNIPGVAVGDEVVLIGDDGAGNCIHAEELAALAGTIPYEIFCGISKRVPRVYLK, encoded by the coding sequence GTGTACGACAGCCGCCCCACATTCGCCGAGATCAATCTTGACGCCCTGCGCCATAATTTTGAGGTCATCCGCGCCGCCATCCCCCGCCGGACCGAGATCCTGGCGGTGGTCAAGGCCGACGCCTACGGTCACGGCTTCATGGATATCAGCCATGAGCTGGAGGCCCTGGGGGTGAACGCCTTCGGGGTCGCCTTCCTGGCCGAGGGGATCCAACTGCGCAAGAGCGGCATCGACAAGCCGATCCTGCTCCTGGGCGGGGTCTATCCCGGCCAGGAACGCAAATGCATCGGCTACAACATCTCCACCGCCCTCTTTACCCTGGAGCAGGCCCAGGCCCTCAACCAGGCCGCCGGAAAACTCTTCCGCAAGGCCCAGGTCCACCTCAAGATCGACACCGGCATGGGGCGTCTGGGGATTACCTATGCCGAGGCCCCGGCGTTTTTGAGCGAACTGAAAAAGTTGCCCCACCTCGCCCTGGAGGGGATCGTTTCCCACTTTGCCAGCGCCGACGAGTTGGACGAGTCGGGCCAGCACTTTACCCGCACCCAGGCGGAGCGGTTCGGTTGGGTGGTCGCCGAGGCCCGCAAGGCCGGGTTTTCCCCGCGGTATATCCACATCGCCAACAGCGCCGCCGCCCTGCTTCGGGATAACGCCGGCTGCAATCTGGCCCGTCCCGGCATCGTGCTCTACGGCGCCATCCCGTCGCCCGATTTTCAGGGGAAACTGGACCTGAGGCCGGTCATGCGCCTCAAAAGCCGCATCGCCATGCTGAAATGGGTGGAGCCGGGCACGACCATCAGCTATGCCCGCCGCTTCACCGCCCCCGGACGGACCCTGATCGCCAGCGTGCCGGTGGGCTACGCCGACGGCTACCCCCGCGCCCTCACCAACCGGGGCGAGGTGCTGATCCGGGGGCAGCGGGCGCGGGTGGCCGGCACGGTCTGCATGGACTGGATCATGCTGGACGTGACCAACATCCCCGGCGTGGCGGTGGGGGACGAAGTGGTCCTGATAGGGGACGACGGGGCGGGGAACTGCATCCACGCCGAGGAGTTGGCGGCCCTGGCCGGCACCATTCCCTACGAGATCTTCTGCGGCATCAGCAAACGGGTGCCCAGGGTTTATTTGAAGTGA
- a CDS encoding FadR/GntR family transcriptional regulator, with product MKFQPIKPKKVSAQIAEQIRSSILSGEFSPGDKLPPERELAEMFGVSRPSVREALNILSSSGLVMSYQGGGTVVLSLVETSGGNPLSELIRSEQERALDVIEVRKGMESWTAFYAAERALPEDIRRMEEIIGGMERNLDGLKPSEDLDANLHIVIARATHNIVWLHLMQSLFDAMKEFQQTVWRAVYLTSEDHHLLFNHHRRIFQAIKARDAEGAREAMNAHLTFAEQRSSAYVTRQQA from the coding sequence ATGAAATTCCAGCCCATAAAGCCCAAGAAGGTGTCGGCCCAGATCGCCGAGCAGATCCGCTCCTCGATCCTGTCGGGGGAATTCTCGCCCGGCGACAAATTGCCCCCGGAACGCGAACTGGCCGAGATGTTCGGCGTTTCCCGCCCGTCGGTGCGCGAGGCGCTCAATATCCTCTCGTCGTCGGGGCTGGTCATGTCCTATCAGGGTGGGGGGACGGTGGTCCTGTCGCTGGTGGAGACCTCCGGAGGGAACCCGCTTTCCGAGCTGATCCGGTCGGAGCAGGAGCGGGCGCTGGATGTGATCGAGGTGCGCAAGGGGATGGAGTCCTGGACCGCGTTTTATGCGGCCGAGCGGGCGCTGCCCGAGGACATCCGGCGCATGGAGGAGATCATCGGCGGCATGGAGCGCAACCTGGACGGCCTGAAGCCTTCGGAGGACCTGGACGCCAACCTGCACATCGTGATCGCCCGCGCCACCCACAATATTGTCTGGCTGCACCTCATGCAGAGCCTGTTCGACGCCATGAAGGAGTTTCAGCAGACCGTCTGGCGGGCGGTCTACCTGACCAGCGAGGACCATCACCTGCTCTTCAACCATCACCGCCGCATCTTCCAGGCCATCAAGGCCAGAGACGCCGAGGGGGCCCGCGAGGCGATGAACGCCCACCTCACCTTTGCCGAGCAGCGCAGCAGCGCCTACGTTACGCGGCAGCAGGCATAG
- the thiD gene encoding bifunctional hydroxymethylpyrimidine kinase/phosphomethylpyrimidine kinase, with protein MGECSRQFRLVINNTAQAFPPIAGVYLITDQGDNLVERVRTALVGGVSALQYRAKDKSRETLLEEGRALKQLCKRAGVVFIVNDDIHLARELDADGVHLGQDDGGIAQAREILGSGRIVGKSTHDLDEAFQAEREGADYIGFGAMYPTDSKVVSHMPGTGGLAAIRDRIKLPVVAIGGITTSNACRVIDAGADAVAVISSVLSSHRPDIAVAELKLLFNRTCPYPRGSVLTVAGSDSGGGAGIQADIKTITLLGSYAASALTALTAQNTRGVSSIHGLPPSFVVDQIATVLADIPVDVIKTGMLHTAAIVSALAELLTERTVYIPLVIDPVMVSKGGTTLLDRDSIRVVLDQLLPHAYLLTPNIPEAERLLGRAIRSEADMEQAARDLHALGPANVLLKGGHLTGRQSIDILFDGYECREYAAERAFTSNTHGTGCTYASAIAAFLAQGEPLRCAVEKAKEYITDAIRLSHPLGKGHSPVNHFAAAQHGDRQP; from the coding sequence ATGGGCGAGTGCAGCAGACAGTTTCGTCTGGTCATCAACAATACGGCGCAGGCATTCCCGCCGATAGCGGGCGTTTACCTGATCACCGACCAGGGGGACAACCTGGTGGAACGGGTGCGGACCGCCCTCGTGGGCGGCGTGTCGGCGCTCCAGTACCGCGCCAAGGACAAAAGCCGCGAGACGCTCCTGGAAGAAGGGCGCGCGCTGAAACAGCTCTGCAAGCGCGCCGGGGTGGTCTTCATCGTCAACGACGACATCCACCTGGCCAGGGAACTGGATGCGGACGGCGTCCACCTGGGACAGGACGACGGCGGCATTGCCCAGGCGCGGGAGATACTCGGGTCCGGCAGGATCGTCGGCAAATCGACCCACGATCTGGACGAGGCCTTTCAGGCCGAGCGGGAGGGGGCCGATTACATCGGTTTCGGCGCCATGTACCCGACCGACAGCAAGGTCGTCTCCCACATGCCGGGCACCGGCGGCCTCGCCGCCATCCGCGACCGGATCAAGCTCCCGGTGGTGGCCATCGGCGGCATCACCACCAGCAACGCCTGCCGGGTGATCGACGCAGGCGCCGACGCCGTGGCGGTGATCTCGTCGGTCCTGTCCAGCCACCGCCCGGATATCGCGGTCGCCGAATTGAAACTGCTCTTCAACCGCACCTGCCCCTATCCGCGCGGCTCGGTCCTGACCGTGGCCGGCAGCGACTCGGGAGGCGGGGCGGGCATCCAGGCCGACATCAAGACCATCACCCTCCTGGGGAGCTATGCCGCCAGCGCCCTGACCGCCCTGACCGCCCAGAACACCCGGGGGGTCTCGTCCATCCACGGCCTCCCCCCCTCCTTTGTGGTGGACCAGATCGCCACCGTGCTGGCCGACATCCCGGTGGACGTCATCAAGACCGGCATGCTGCACACCGCCGCCATCGTCTCGGCCCTGGCCGAACTGCTGACGGAGCGCACCGTCTACATCCCGCTGGTCATCGACCCGGTCATGGTCTCCAAGGGGGGCACGACCCTGCTGGACCGGGACTCGATCCGGGTGGTCCTCGACCAATTGCTGCCCCATGCCTACCTGCTGACCCCCAACATCCCCGAGGCCGAACGCCTTTTGGGGAGAGCGATCCGCTCCGAGGCGGACATGGAGCAGGCCGCCCGCGATCTGCACGCCCTGGGCCCGGCCAACGTGTTGCTCAAGGGGGGGCACCTCACCGGCCGGCAATCCATCGACATCCTCTTCGACGGCTACGAATGCCGGGAGTATGCGGCGGAGCGGGCTTTCACCAGCAATACCCACGGCACCGGCTGCACCTACGCCTCGGCCATCGCCGCGTTCCTCGCCCAGGGAGAACCGCTCAGATGCGCCGTGGAAAAGGCCAAGGAATACATCACCGACGCCATCCGCCTGTCACACCCCCTGGGCAAGGGCCATAGCCCGGTTAACCATTTTGCCGCCGCGCAGCACGGCGACCGGCAACCCTGA
- a CDS encoding FAD-binding oxidoreductase — protein sequence MQQSFIKELQTIVGDRYALTDRESLAVYGYDSTPELESRPGVVLLPGTTEEVARIMRLCHEAGVCVTPRGSGTNLSGGSLSAGGVVVQTSRMNAIVEVDEENLTATVEPGVITSALHREVEGRGLFYPPDPGSMNISTMGGNVAENSGGLRGLKYGVTADYVMGLTTVLADGEVLRTGGKVVKDVAGYSLNPLLVSSEGTLGFFTSITVKLIPKPRTKTTMLAHFPELHQAALAVSAIIAAKVIPATLEFLDKVTIKCVEDYAHVGLPLDVEAVLLIEVDGHPAVVAEEAAAVEAICKRHRCSFFQTARDAEEALKLATARRTALSALARVKPTTILEDATVPRSCVAPMLTVIQEAARKYNVTIGTFGHAGDGNLHPTCLTDERDQDEIARAHAAFDEIFDAAIAMGGTITGEHGVGLAKKRYLPRLVGESGIRVMRGIKNAFDPKGILNPGKVF from the coding sequence ATGCAACAATCCTTCATCAAAGAACTGCAAACGATCGTCGGCGACCGGTACGCCCTGACCGACCGGGAATCCCTGGCGGTGTACGGCTACGATTCCACGCCCGAACTGGAGAGCAGGCCGGGGGTGGTCCTGTTGCCCGGCACTACCGAAGAGGTGGCCCGGATCATGCGCCTCTGCCACGAGGCCGGGGTCTGCGTGACGCCCCGCGGCTCGGGCACCAACCTGTCGGGCGGCTCCCTGTCGGCCGGCGGGGTGGTGGTGCAGACCAGCCGCATGAACGCTATCGTGGAGGTGGATGAGGAAAACCTGACCGCCACGGTGGAACCGGGGGTGATCACCAGCGCCCTGCACCGCGAGGTGGAGGGGCGCGGCCTGTTCTATCCGCCCGATCCGGGGAGCATGAACATCTCCACCATGGGGGGCAACGTGGCCGAGAACTCGGGCGGGCTGCGCGGCCTCAAGTACGGGGTGACGGCGGATTACGTCATGGGTCTCACCACGGTCCTGGCGGACGGAGAGGTGTTGCGCACCGGCGGCAAGGTCGTCAAGGACGTGGCCGGCTACAGCCTGAACCCGCTCCTGGTCTCCTCCGAGGGGACCCTGGGGTTCTTCACCTCCATCACGGTCAAGCTGATCCCCAAGCCCCGGACCAAGACCACCATGCTGGCCCATTTTCCCGAGCTGCACCAGGCGGCCCTGGCGGTGTCGGCCATCATCGCCGCCAAGGTCATCCCGGCCACCCTGGAGTTCCTGGACAAGGTAACCATCAAATGCGTGGAGGATTACGCCCACGTGGGGCTGCCCCTGGACGTGGAGGCGGTCCTGCTGATCGAGGTGGACGGCCACCCCGCCGTGGTGGCCGAGGAGGCCGCGGCCGTGGAGGCGATCTGCAAGCGCCACCGCTGTTCCTTCTTCCAGACCGCCAGGGATGCGGAGGAGGCGCTCAAGCTGGCCACGGCGCGGCGCACCGCCCTGTCGGCCCTGGCCCGGGTCAAGCCGACCACCATCCTGGAGGATGCCACCGTGCCGCGCAGCTGCGTCGCGCCCATGCTCACGGTGATCCAGGAGGCGGCCCGCAAGTACAACGTCACCATCGGCACCTTCGGCCACGCCGGGGACGGCAACCTGCACCCCACCTGCCTGACCGACGAGCGGGACCAGGACGAGATCGCCCGGGCCCACGCCGCCTTCGACGAGATCTTCGACGCCGCCATCGCCATGGGGGGCACCATCACCGGCGAACACGGGGTGGGGCTGGCCAAGAAGCGGTATCTGCCGCGGCTGGTGGGGGAATCGGGGATTCGCGTCATGCGGGGGATCAAAAACGCCTTCGATCCCAAAGGAATCTTGAATCCTGGTAAGGTATTCTGA
- a CDS encoding (Fe-S)-binding protein → MDYVKLINCMRCGMCLPACPTYKETFLETASPRGRVALIRKLQEGELDQSERLLEYLSLCLDCQACASACPCGVNAGELVAEFTCERKGGEGLSFMEDLILRRLVPHPDRLEASMVPMRLYQRTGLQKLVRKLGVLKLFPETLGRMEGLLPDLPARPLRQAIDEVTPARGEERGTVAFFLGCVMSLIFSEASRATVRLLSELGYRVVTPRNQVCCGAPNMLSGDMEGLKEAVRANVAVFGGIEADFIVTDCGGCGAELKHYGHHLKGDPEAAAFSAKVRDISQVLALHAEELRAKLKPLPETVTYHDPCHIAHCQGIRREPRDLLRLIPGLEYRELEAADACCGSAGTYNIAKPEMADRILTRKIDTIRATGAQLLVTGNPGCLLQLKKGLAEQLPQVKIAHVTEILARSLDGEA, encoded by the coding sequence ATGGACTACGTAAAGCTGATCAACTGCATGCGCTGCGGCATGTGCCTCCCCGCCTGCCCGACCTATAAGGAAACCTTCCTGGAGACCGCCTCGCCCCGTGGGCGGGTGGCGCTGATCCGCAAGCTTCAGGAAGGGGAGCTGGACCAGTCCGAGCGCCTTCTGGAATACCTCTCCCTCTGCCTGGACTGCCAGGCGTGCGCCTCGGCCTGCCCCTGCGGGGTGAATGCCGGCGAACTGGTGGCGGAGTTCACCTGCGAGCGCAAGGGAGGGGAGGGGCTCTCCTTCATGGAAGACCTGATCCTGCGCCGGCTGGTCCCCCATCCCGACCGCCTGGAGGCGTCCATGGTCCCCATGCGCCTCTACCAGCGCACCGGCCTGCAAAAACTGGTGCGCAAGCTGGGGGTCCTGAAGCTGTTCCCGGAGACCCTGGGACGCATGGAAGGGCTGCTCCCGGATCTGCCGGCCCGGCCGCTGCGCCAGGCCATCGACGAGGTCACGCCGGCCCGTGGGGAAGAGCGGGGGACCGTGGCCTTCTTCCTGGGGTGCGTCATGAGCCTGATCTTCAGCGAGGCGAGCCGGGCCACCGTGCGGCTGCTGTCCGAGCTCGGCTACCGGGTCGTCACCCCCCGCAACCAGGTCTGCTGCGGCGCGCCCAACATGCTCTCCGGCGATATGGAGGGCCTGAAGGAGGCGGTCCGCGCCAACGTGGCCGTCTTCGGCGGGATCGAGGCGGATTTCATCGTCACCGACTGCGGCGGCTGCGGGGCCGAATTGAAGCACTACGGCCATCACCTGAAAGGGGACCCGGAGGCGGCGGCCTTCAGCGCCAAGGTGCGGGACATCTCCCAGGTCCTGGCGCTGCACGCCGAAGAGCTGCGCGCCAAACTCAAGCCGCTCCCGGAGACGGTCACCTACCATGACCCGTGCCACATCGCCCACTGCCAGGGCATCCGCCGGGAACCGCGGGACCTGCTCCGGCTGATTCCGGGGCTGGAATACCGCGAGCTGGAAGCGGCCGACGCCTGCTGCGGCAGCGCCGGCACCTACAATATCGCCAAGCCGGAGATGGCCGACCGCATCCTGACCCGCAAGATCGACACCATCCGGGCGACCGGCGCACAGCTGCTGGTGACCGGGAATCCCGGCTGCCTGCTGCAACTGAAGAAGGGACTGGCGGAGCAGTTGCCCCAGGTGAAGATCGCGCACGTGACGGAGATCCTGGCGCGCAGCCTGGATGGCGAAGCATGA
- a CDS encoding lactate utilization protein produces MYEQFKAKAEGVGAEVHRFGDREAALAFILSFLREEGVAGDPHACAVWADSPFLNGMDTKPLTDAGLRFDLDRDTAADARIGITQAEWGLADTGSLVQDQTSVEQRLASSLTDIHIAIVPTGGILPDKTALLTRIDPRTSRYIAFITGPSRTADIERVLTIGVHGPERLVVVCVDDMGGATR; encoded by the coding sequence ATGTACGAGCAATTCAAGGCCAAGGCGGAGGGGGTCGGCGCGGAGGTCCACCGCTTCGGGGACCGGGAAGCGGCGCTGGCATTCATCCTGTCGTTCCTGCGGGAGGAAGGCGTTGCCGGCGACCCGCACGCCTGCGCCGTCTGGGCCGACAGCCCGTTCCTGAACGGCATGGACACCAAGCCGCTCACGGACGCCGGGCTGCGGTTCGACCTCGACCGCGACACGGCGGCCGACGCCCGCATCGGCATCACCCAGGCCGAGTGGGGGCTGGCCGATACCGGCTCCCTGGTGCAGGACCAGACCTCCGTGGAACAGCGCCTCGCCTCCTCCCTGACCGATATCCACATCGCCATCGTCCCCACCGGCGGCATCCTCCCCGACAAAACCGCCCTTTTGACCAGGATCGACCCCCGGACCAGCCGCTACATCGCCTTTATCACCGGGCCGAGCCGGACCGCCGACATCGAGCGGGTGCTGACCATCGGCGTTCACGGGCCGGAACGGCTCGTCGTCGTCTGCGTGGATGACATGGGAGGGGCGACCCGATGA
- a CDS encoding L-lactate permease, with amino-acid sequence MPWIQNYTPVAGSLGMSALMAAVPLIIIFVCLAVLKMKAHIAGPLAVASAIAIAIGVWGMPAKLAGLATLQGVGFGLFPVFYIVVTTILLYNITVKGGQFEIIRASLAGLTGDRRLQALLIAFCFGAFIEGAAGFGTPVAIAGATLVGLGFRPFYAASVCLIANTAPVAFGAIGIPVVALAGVMGYTDDGMKLSKMIAHQLPLVSAFIPFYVIIIMVGWKKTMEVLPAVIVCGLTFAVAQWGCASYLGPYLPDIIASLSSIVAMVILLKFWHPKETWTFDHEPEFAGKESHSYTGAQVARAWAPYLALTVMVLIWGIPSIKPALNKSAILIPVDGLDNAIVKKVSKPEDGIRKAAAVTDEIGKQLPLLSAADPKQAAVASALADLKGLEDKIVPIEQGMAGQGAVLTPERTAAFDALAKKQKDVQKLVKELVTAKVVTKDQFKPLDKALADQLPARIAAKFNFNFLSAAGTSILIAALLSAIICGVGIAEFFQVLGKTLYDMRFPAVTVGSVVGLAFVMNASGMTTSMGLAFTTAGHFFPFLAPFLGMLGVFLTGSDTSSNVLFGGMQKVTAEQLGLNPLLTGAANTSGGVMGKMISPQSIAVACAATGLVGEEGNLFRFTLKHALFLTTIMGIIVYLQAYVFTWMIP; translated from the coding sequence ATGCCCTGGATTCAAAACTACACCCCGGTCGCAGGCAGTCTCGGGATGTCGGCCCTGATGGCCGCCGTCCCCCTTATCATCATCTTCGTCTGTCTGGCCGTCCTGAAGATGAAGGCCCACATCGCCGGTCCCCTGGCCGTGGCCTCGGCCATCGCCATCGCCATCGGCGTCTGGGGCATGCCGGCCAAGCTGGCCGGACTGGCCACGCTTCAGGGGGTCGGCTTCGGACTGTTCCCGGTGTTCTACATCGTCGTGACCACCATCCTGCTCTACAACATAACCGTCAAGGGGGGGCAGTTCGAGATCATCCGGGCATCCCTTGCCGGCCTCACCGGTGACCGGCGCCTTCAGGCGCTCCTCATCGCCTTTTGCTTCGGCGCCTTCATCGAAGGGGCCGCCGGTTTCGGAACCCCGGTCGCCATTGCCGGCGCCACGCTGGTCGGTTTGGGCTTCCGCCCCTTCTACGCGGCGAGCGTCTGCCTGATCGCAAACACCGCGCCGGTCGCCTTCGGCGCCATCGGTATCCCCGTCGTGGCCCTGGCCGGCGTCATGGGCTACACCGACGACGGCATGAAGCTCTCCAAGATGATCGCCCATCAACTGCCGCTGGTGTCGGCTTTTATCCCATTCTATGTTATCATTATCATGGTCGGCTGGAAGAAGACCATGGAAGTGCTGCCGGCGGTCATCGTGTGCGGACTGACCTTCGCCGTGGCCCAGTGGGGATGCGCGAGCTATCTGGGACCCTATCTTCCCGACATCATCGCCTCCCTCTCGTCCATCGTCGCCATGGTCATCCTGCTCAAGTTCTGGCATCCGAAAGAGACCTGGACCTTCGACCACGAACCCGAGTTCGCGGGAAAGGAAAGCCACAGCTATACCGGGGCGCAGGTCGCGCGCGCCTGGGCTCCCTACCTTGCCCTCACGGTCATGGTCCTTATCTGGGGCATTCCCTCCATCAAGCCGGCCCTCAACAAAAGCGCGATCCTGATCCCCGTGGACGGCCTGGATAACGCCATCGTGAAAAAGGTGTCCAAGCCCGAGGACGGGATAAGGAAAGCGGCGGCCGTAACCGACGAGATCGGCAAGCAACTTCCGCTTCTGTCGGCCGCCGATCCGAAGCAGGCCGCCGTGGCCTCGGCCCTGGCCGACCTCAAGGGTTTGGAAGACAAAATCGTCCCCATAGAGCAGGGGATGGCGGGGCAGGGCGCCGTGCTCACCCCGGAAAGAACCGCCGCCTTCGACGCGCTTGCCAAGAAACAAAAGGATGTCCAGAAGCTGGTCAAGGAACTGGTGACGGCGAAGGTCGTGACAAAGGATCAGTTCAAGCCTCTGGACAAGGCCCTTGCGGACCAGTTGCCCGCACGGATCGCCGCCAAATTCAATTTTAACTTCCTGTCCGCGGCCGGCACCTCGATCCTGATTGCCGCCCTGCTCTCCGCCATCATCTGCGGGGTGGGCATCGCCGAGTTCTTCCAGGTCCTGGGGAAGACCCTGTACGACATGCGTTTCCCGGCCGTTACCGTCGGCTCGGTCGTCGGTCTCGCCTTTGTCATGAACGCCTCGGGCATGACCACGAGCATGGGCCTGGCCTTTACCACGGCCGGTCACTTCTTTCCGTTCCTGGCCCCGTTCCTCGGCATGCTGGGGGTCTTCCTGACCGGCTCCGACACCTCCAGCAACGTCCTGTTCGGCGGCATGCAGAAGGTAACCGCCGAACAGCTCGGGTTGAATCCGCTGCTCACCGGCGCGGCGAACACCAGCGGCGGGGTCATGGGCAAGATGATCTCTCCCCAGTCCATTGCCGTCGCCTGCGCCGCAACGGGCCTGGTGGGGGAAGAGGGGAACCTGTTCCGCTTCACCCTGAAACATGCCCTGTTCCTGACGACCATCATGGGGATCATCGTCTATCTCCAGGCGTATGTTTTTACCTGGATGATACCTTGA
- the thiC gene encoding phosphomethylpyrimidine synthase ThiC → MTQLEYARRGLITEQMQIAAAAEGVAPEFIREGLAAGTIVICHNIKHANGIPLPVGTGLRTKINANIGSSSDDTDMQKELEKARIAVKYGADAIMDLSTGGPVDEIRRAVVAETNACIGSVPLYQAALDAVRVKKKAIVDMTVDDIFAGIVKHAEDGVDFITVHCGVTRATVDRMKNEGRIMDVVSRGGAFTIEWMSYNRQENPLFEHFDKLLEITKEYDMTLSLGDGFRPGCLADATDRAQIQELIILGELTQRAQDAGVQVMIEGPGHVPLNQIQANIQLQKRLCHGAPFYVLGPLVTDIAPGYDHITCAIGGAIAAAAGADFLCYVTPSEHLRLPDVQDVRDGVIASRIAAHAADIAKGVKGAMDKDIRMATCRKKLDWEGQFALALDEDKAREFRANSPVADHGACTMCGEFCAYKVMDDAMKR, encoded by the coding sequence ATGACCCAACTGGAATACGCCCGCCGAGGCCTCATTACCGAACAGATGCAGATCGCAGCCGCAGCGGAAGGGGTCGCGCCCGAATTCATCCGCGAGGGACTGGCCGCCGGCACCATCGTCATCTGCCACAACATCAAGCACGCCAACGGCATCCCCCTGCCGGTGGGGACCGGCCTGCGCACCAAGATCAACGCCAACATCGGTTCATCCTCCGACGACACCGACATGCAGAAGGAGCTGGAAAAGGCCCGCATTGCCGTAAAATACGGCGCCGACGCCATCATGGACCTGTCCACCGGCGGACCGGTGGACGAGATCAGGCGCGCCGTGGTGGCGGAGACCAACGCCTGCATCGGCAGCGTGCCGCTCTACCAGGCCGCCCTGGATGCCGTGCGGGTCAAGAAAAAGGCCATTGTGGACATGACGGTGGACGACATCTTCGCCGGCATCGTCAAGCATGCCGAGGACGGCGTGGACTTCATCACCGTGCACTGCGGCGTGACCCGCGCCACGGTGGACCGGATGAAGAACGAGGGGCGCATCATGGACGTGGTCTCCCGCGGGGGGGCCTTCACCATCGAGTGGATGAGCTACAACCGCCAGGAGAACCCGCTCTTCGAGCACTTCGACAAGCTTCTGGAGATCACCAAGGAATACGACATGACCCTGTCCCTGGGCGACGGCTTCCGCCCCGGCTGCCTGGCCGACGCCACCGACCGGGCCCAGATCCAGGAACTGATCATCCTGGGGGAATTGACCCAGCGCGCCCAGGACGCCGGGGTACAGGTCATGATCGAAGGTCCGGGGCACGTGCCCCTGAACCAGATCCAGGCCAACATCCAGTTGCAGAAGCGGCTGTGCCACGGCGCGCCCTTCTACGTCCTGGGACCCCTGGTCACCGATATCGCGCCGGGATACGACCACATCACCTGCGCCATCGGCGGCGCCATCGCTGCGGCCGCGGGAGCCGACTTCCTCTGCTACGTCACCCCCAGCGAGCACCTGCGCCTGCCGGACGTGCAGGACGTGCGCGACGGCGTGATCGCCTCCCGCATCGCCGCCCATGCGGCCGACATCGCCAAGGGCGTCAAGGGGGCCATGGACAAGGACATCCGGATGGCCACGTGCCGGAAGAAACTGGACTGGGAAGGGCAATTCGCCCTGGCGCTGGACGAGGACAAGGCGCGGGAGTTCCGCGCCAACTCGCCGGTCGCCGACCACGGGGCCTGCACCATGTGCGGCGAGTTCTGCGCCTACAAGGTCATGGACGACGCCATGAAACGCTGA
- the selD gene encoding selenide, water dikinase SelD, whose amino-acid sequence MIKLTQLVKAAGUAAKLGPAGLAKALDGLWDYRDENLLVGPETSDDAGVYRIGPECALVETADIITPPVDDPFTFGRVAATNAISDVYAMGARPVTAMNLVFFPACSLPGEILREILAGGNSVLKEAGVCLVGGHTVEDDELKYGLSVTGLIDPGRIIRNSTVRPGDVLLLTKPLGTGIISTAIKGEMAPEGAAADASAWMTTSNRAGAELMRECNASAATDVTGFGLIGHCSEMAQGAGASIRLRLDAIPLMSGVTGLVADGMVPAGCYRNRDHYAPLVSGRNATDEDLLPLFDPQTSGGLLISLAPGDAERFLAEAPGRGIFTRQVGLVLPRQSRPIEIV is encoded by the coding sequence ATGATCAAACTGACGCAGTTGGTAAAAGCCGCCGGTTGAGCCGCGAAACTGGGTCCTGCGGGCCTGGCGAAAGCCCTGGACGGGCTTTGGGATTACCGCGACGAAAACCTTCTTGTAGGTCCCGAGACCTCCGACGACGCCGGGGTCTACAGGATCGGGCCGGAGTGCGCCCTGGTGGAGACGGCCGATATCATCACCCCTCCCGTGGACGATCCCTTCACCTTCGGCCGCGTCGCCGCCACCAACGCGATTTCCGATGTCTACGCCATGGGCGCCCGCCCCGTGACCGCCATGAACCTGGTGTTTTTTCCCGCCTGTTCCCTGCCGGGTGAAATCCTGCGGGAGATCCTGGCCGGGGGCAACAGCGTGCTGAAAGAGGCCGGGGTCTGTCTGGTGGGCGGCCATACGGTGGAGGACGACGAGTTGAAGTACGGGCTCTCCGTGACCGGCCTGATCGATCCCGGCCGGATCATCCGCAACTCCACCGTCCGGCCGGGGGATGTGCTGCTCCTGACCAAGCCCCTGGGCACCGGCATCATCTCCACCGCCATCAAGGGGGAGATGGCCCCGGAGGGGGCGGCGGCCGACGCCTCCGCCTGGATGACCACCTCCAACCGCGCGGGCGCGGAGCTGATGCGGGAGTGCAACGCCTCCGCCGCCACCGACGTGACCGGCTTCGGCCTGATCGGCCATTGCAGCGAGATGGCCCAGGGCGCCGGGGCGAGCATCCGCCTGCGGCTCGACGCCATTCCCCTCATGTCCGGGGTGACCGGGCTGGTCGCCGACGGCATGGTGCCGGCCGGCTGTTACCGCAACCGGGACCACTACGCCCCCCTGGTGAGCGGCCGCAACGCCACCGACGAGGACCTTCTGCCGCTCTTCGATCCCCAAACCTCCGGCGGGCTCCTGATCTCGCTCGCGCCCGGCGATGCGGAGCGTTTCCTGGCCGAAGCCCCTGGGCGCGGCATCTTTACCCGGCAGGTCGGCCTCGTGCTCCCCCGGCAATCCCGTCCCATCGAGATCGTCTGA